A stretch of the Lactuca sativa cultivar Salinas chromosome 9, Lsat_Salinas_v11, whole genome shotgun sequence genome encodes the following:
- the LOC111917683 gene encoding histone H3.3 — translation MARTKQTARKSTGGKAPRKQLATKAARKSAPTTGGVKKPHRYRPGTVALREIRKYQKSTELLIRKLPFQRLVREIAQDFKTDLRFQSHAVLALQEAAEAYLVGLFEDTNLCAIHAKRVTIMPKDIQLARRIRGERA, via the exons ATGGCTCGTACCAAGCAAACAGCTCGTAAATCCACTGGAGGAAAGGCCCCAAGGAAGCAGCTTGCCACCAAG GCTGCTCGTAAGTCTGCTCCAACCACAGGAGGTGTGAAGAAGCCTCACAGATACAGACCTGGAACTGTTGCTCTTCG TGAAATACGTAAGTACCAGAAGAGTACTGAACTTTTGATCAGGAAACTACCATTCCAGAGGCTTGTTCGTGAAATTGCTCAAGATTTCAAG ACGGATTTGCGATTCCAGAGTCATGCAGTGTTGGCATTGCAAGAAGCAGCTGAGGCGTATTTGGTGGGATTGTTTGAAGACACAAATCTGTGTGCAATTCATGCCAAGAGGGTGACTATCATGCCAAAGGACATTCAGTTGGCTAGGAGAATTAGGGGTGAGAGGGCTTGA
- the LOC111917685 gene encoding cytochrome c oxidase subunit 6b-3, translating into MAKSGKAKSLSEHYLLKDAQDKLDTITSAVTNAHKPKEIKSKKKLETAPGDYRFPTTNQSRHCFTRYVEYHRCVAAKGDGAPECDKFAKYYRSLCPGEWVDRWNEQRENGTFPGPL; encoded by the exons ATGGCGAAATCCGGTAAAGCAAAATCTCTCTCGGAG cattatcttcttaaggatgcACAAGATAAATTGGATACAATAACTTCTGCTGTTACTAATGCCCACAAACCAAAAGAGATTAAG TCAAAAAAAAAGCTTGAAACAGCACCAGGAGATTATCGATTCCCAACTACAAATCAAAGCAGGCATTGTTTCACACGATATGTTGAGTACCACAG gTGTGTTGCGGCTAAGGGAGATGGTGCTCCCGAATGTGACAAATTTGCAAAATATTATCGCTCACTTTGCCCCGGCGAATGG GTTGACCGATGGAATGAACAAAGGGAGAATGGTACTTTTCCAGGTCCTTTATAG
- the LOC111917681 gene encoding 14-3-3 protein 2 → MASSAREENVYMAKLSEQAERYEEMVQFMEKVSAAVTDSEELTIEERNLLSVAYKNVIGARRASWRIISSIEQKEESRGNADHVSVIKDYRSKIEKELSDICDGILKLLESRLVPSAASGDSKVFYLKMKGDYYRYLAEFKSGPERKEAAENTLTAYKAAQDIANSELASTHPIRLGLALNFSVFYYEILNSPDRACSLAKQAFDEAIAELDTLGEDSYKDSTLIMQLLRDNLTLWTSDMQDEGGDEIKESGASKQSEGGKQ, encoded by the exons ATGGCATCATCGGCGCGTGAAGAAAACGTCTACATGGCGAAACTTTCCGAACAGGCGGAGCGTTACGAAGAAATGGTTCAATTCATGGAGAAAGTTTCCGCCGCTGTCACGGACTCCGAAGAACTTACAATCGAGGAACGCAACCTCCTCTCCGTCGCATACAAGAACGTCATCGGCGCCCGCCGCGCTTCGTGGCGTATCATCTCATCGATCGAACAGAAGGAGGAGTCACGCGGCAACGCCGACCACGTATCTGTGATCAAGGACTACAGATCGAAGATCGAGAAGGAGCTTTCCGACATTTGCGATGGGATTTTAAAACTGCTCGAATCGAGACTCGTTCCATCCGCCGCCTCCGGTGATTCGAAGGTGTTTTATCTGAAGATGAAGGGAGATTACTATCGCTACCTCGCTGAGTTTAAATCTGGTCCTGAACGTAAAGAGGCCGCAGAGAACACTCTCACTGCCTATAAGGCCGCTCAG GATATTGCTAACTCTGAACTTGCATCAACACACCCAATCCGACTTGGACTTGCTCTTAACTTCTCAGTCTTTTACTATGAGATTTTGAACTCACCAGATCGTGCTTGTAGTCTTGCTAAACAG GCCTTTGATGAAGCAATTGCTGAGCTGGACACATTGGGAGAGGACTCTTACAAAGACAGCACTTTGATCATGCAACTCCTTCGTGACAATCTTACATTGTGGACCTCTGATATGCAG GATGAGGGAGGAGATGAAATTAAGGAATCAGGTGCTTCCAAGCAAAGTGAAGGGGGAAAACAGTAG